From the Manis javanica isolate MJ-LG chromosome 13, MJ_LKY, whole genome shotgun sequence genome, one window contains:
- the SBNO2 gene encoding protein strawberry notch homolog 2 isoform X4 — protein sequence MPALGPTMDGEFPQHEPPPAGSVLYSPPPLQTPLCGSGIQSAMLHCPWWSPFPPAPCPAFSSESHQFVNSTSFIVGQPCVDTSYGPMATTSSFLPKIGDFSQDAPYLDDLSNASLFSSSVDSLSDIVDTPDFPHADSLSQVPTIWDVSTGPSTHDKLFLPSGPFPVLEDPATSLSSTPLLVSYQAQSQPEEEDEAEEDEAEELGHAETYADYVPSKSKVGKQHPDRVVETSTLSSVPPPDITYSLALPTADSDALSALQLEAITYACQRHEVLLPSGQRAGFLIGDGAGVGKGRTVAGIILENCLRGRKKSLWFSVSNDLKYDAERDLRDIDAQSVAVHALSKIKYGDNTASEGVLFATYSALIGESQAGGQHRTRIRQILEWCGEAFDGVIVFDECHKAKNASSTKMGRAVLDLQNKLPLARVVYASATGASEPRNMIYMSRLGIWGEGTPFRTFEEFLHAIEKRGVGAMEIVAMDMKVSGMYIARQLSFSGVTFRIEEIPLAPAFECVYNHAALLWAEALGVFRQAADWIGLESRKALWGQFWSAHQRFFKYLCVAAKVHRLVELAREELARDKCVVIGLQSTGEARTREVLDEKEGQLDCFVSAAEGVFLSLIQKHFPSAKRKRERGAGSKRKRRPRGRGAKAARLMCEAVGVIRISDDSSTESDAGLDSDFHSSPESLDDDVVIVDAVGLPTDDRGEARGPAFLCSTAGAGPLGPPQRDLNGPGVLERVERLKQDLLTKVRLLGRELPVNTLDELIDQLGGPECVAEMTGRKGRVVSRPDGTVAFESRAEQGLSIDHVNLREKERFMSGEKLVAVISEASSSGVSLQADRRVRNQRRRVHMTLELPWSADRAIQQFGRTHRSNQVSAPEYVFLISELAGERRFASIVAKRLESLGALTHGDRRATESRDLSKYNFENKYGARALGCILTTILSQTENKVPLPRGYPGGDSAFFRDMKQGLLSVGIGGRESRSGCLDVEKDCSITKFLNRILGLEVHKQNALFQYFSDTFDHLIEADKKEGKYDMGILDLAPGIDEIYEESQQVFLAPGHPQDGQVVFYKISVDRGLKWDEAYARSLELTGAHDGFYLSYKVRGNKPSCLLAERNRGKHFTVYKPNVGRQSQPETFDSLCRKFHRVTAEEAREPWERSYALSLTHCSHTAWNRHCRLMQEGKDCVQGLRLRHHYMLCGALLRVWGRIAAVMADVTSSSYLQIVRLKTKDKKKQVGIKIPEGCVRRVLQELQLMDADVKRKNARSRAFAAPLPALPALCPLALPCGPGEVLDLTYSPPAQAFPPPSPFAFPPPPPPPCDPAPVPSGLLLGAADRPADPAASVHQGCDINFKEVLEDMLRSLNAVPSAEPPGPPGIGAGAGAGGGAGPERQSVIQFSPPFPSS from the exons GATGCCCCGTACCTCGACGACCTGTCCAACGCCTCCCTCTTCTCCTCGTCCGTGGACTCCCTCTCGGACATCGTGGACACGCCTGACTTCCCGCACGCTGACAGCCTCAGCCAGGTGCCCACCATCTGGGACGTGAGCACCGGTCCCTCCACCCACGACAAG cTCTTCCTGCCCAGTGGCCCATTTCCAGTTCTTGAGGATCCTGCGACCTCGCTCTCCAGCACCCCTCTTCTCGTCAGCTACCAG GCTCAGAGTCAGccggaggaggaggacgaggcgGAGGAGGACGAGGCGGAGGAGCTGGGCCACGCAGAGACCTACGCGGACTACGTGCCATCCAAGT CCAAGGTCGGCAAGCAGCACCCAGACCGCGTGGTGGAGACCAGCACGCTGTCCAGCGTCCCGCCGCCGGACATCACCTACAGCCTCGCCCTGCCCACCGCGGACAGCGACGCCCTGTCGGCCCTGCAGCTGGAGGCCATCACCTACGCCTGCCAG CGGCACGAGGTCCTGCTCCCCAGCGGGCAGCGGGCTGGCTTCCTCATCGGCGACGGCGCAGGCGTGGGCAAGGGTCGCACCGTGGCGGGCATCATCCTGGAGAACTGCCTGCGGGGCCGGAAGAAGTCCCTGTG GTTCAGCGTCTCCAATGACCTCAAGTACGACGCGGAGCGAGACCTGCGGGACATCGACGCCCAGAGCGTCGCTGTGCACGCCCTGAGCAAG ATCAAGTATGGCGACAACACTGCCTCAGAGGGCGTGCTCTTCGCCACCTACTCTGCCCTGATCGGGGAGAGCCAGGCGGGCGGGCAGCACCGCACACGGATCCGGCAGATCCTGGAGTGGTGCGGGGAGGCCTTTGATGGCGTG ATTGTGTTCGACGAGTGCCACAAAGCCAAGAACGCCAGCTCCACCAAGATGGGCAGGGCCGTACTGGACCTGCAGAACAAGCTGCCCCTGGCCAGGGTGGTATATGCCAGCGCCACTG GTGCCTCCGAGCCCCGGAACATGATCTACATGAGCCGCCTGGGCATCTGGGGCGAGGGCACACCCTTCCGCACCTTCGAGGAGTTCTTGCACGCCATTGAGAAGAG GGGTGTGGGTGCCATGGAGATCGTGGCCATGGACATGAAGGTCAGCGGCATGTACATTGCACGCCAGCTCAGCTTCTCTGGGGTCACCTTCCGCATTGAGGAGATTCCGCTGGCCCCTGCCTTCGAGTGCGTCTACAACCACGCAGCCCTGCTG TGGGCCGAGGCCCTGGGCGTGTTCCGGCAGGCAGCTGACTGGATCGGCCTGGAGTCGCGGAAGGCCCTGTGGGGCCAGTTCTGGTCGGCACACCAGCGCTTCTTCAAGTACCTGTGTGTGGCCGCCAAGGTGCACCGGCTGGTGGAGCTGGCCCGGGAGGAGCTGGCCCGCGACAAG TGCGTGGTCATCGGACTGCAGTCCACGGGTGAGGCGCGCACCCGGGAGGTGCTGGACGAGAAGGAAGGGCAGCTCGACTGCTTCGTCTCGGCCGCAGA GGGCGTCTTTCTGTCACTAATTCAGAAGCACTTTCCTTCAGCCAAGAGGAAGCGGGAGAGAGGTGCAGGCAGTAAGAGGAAAC GGCGGCCGCGGGGCCGAGGGGCCAAGGCGGCCAGGCTGATGTGTGAGGCGGTGGGCGTGATCCGCATCAGCGACGACAGCAGCACCGAGTCAGACGCCGGCCTGGACAGCGACTTCCACTCCTCCCCCGAGTCCCTGGATGACGACGTGGTCATCGTGGATGCCGTGGGGCTCCCCACTGATGACCGTGGTGAGGCCCGTGGCCCGGCATTTCTCTGCTCTACAGCTGGGGCAG GCCCCCTTGGCCCCCCGCAGCGGGACCTGAACGGCCCCGGCGTCCTGGAACGCGTTGAGCGGCTGAAGCAGGACCTGCTGACCAAGGTGCGGCTGCTGGGCCGGGAGCTGCCTGTCAACACCCTGGATGAGCTCATCGACCAGCTCGGGGGCCCTGAGTGCGTGGCTGAG ATGACCGGCAGGAAGGGCCGCGTGGTATCCAGGCCTGACGGGACAGTGGCCTTTGAATCTCGGGCGGAGCAGGGCCTCTCCATCGACCACGTGAACCTCAGGGAGAAGGAGCGCTTCATGAGCGGggagaag CTCGTGGCCGTCATTTCCGAGGCCTCTAGCTCCGGTGTCTCCCTCCAAGCCGACCGGAGGGTCCGGAACCAGCGGCGGCGTGTCCACATGACTCTGGAGCTGCCCTGGAGTGCGGACCGTGCCATCCAGCAGTTCG GCCGGACCCACCGGTCCAACCAGGTCTCGGCGCCCGAGTACGTCTTCCTCATTTCAGAGCTGGCTGGTGAGCGCAGGTTCGCCTCCATTGTCGCCAAGCGGCTGGAAAGCCTG GGAGCTCTGACCCACGGGGACCGCCGTGCCACCGAGTCCCGCGACCTGAGCAAGTACAACTTTGAGAACAAG TATGGCGCCCGGGCCCTCGGATGCATCCTCACCACCATCCTGAGCCAGACAGAGAACAAGGTGCCCCTGCCGAGGGGCTACCCTGGGGGGGACTCTGCCTTCTTCCGGG ACATGAAGCAGGGCCTGCTGTCTGTTGGCATCGGAGGGCGCGAGTCCAGGTCCGGCTGCCTGGACGTGGAGAAGG ACTGCTCCATCACTAAGTTCCTGAACCGCATCCTGGGGCTGGAGGTGCACAAGCAGAACGCGCTGTTCCAGTACTTCTCGGACACCTTTGACCACCTCATCGAGGCAGACAAGAAGGAGGGCAAATACGACATGGGCATCCTGG ACCTGGCTCCGGGCATAGATGAGATCTATGAGGAGAGCCAGCAGGTGTTCCTGGCCCCCGGGCACCCGCAGGACGGGCAGGTGGTTTTCTACAAG ATAAGCGTGGACCGCGGCCTCAAGTGGGACGAGGCGTACGCCAGGTCTCTGGAGCTGACAGGCGCCCACGATGGCTTCTACCTGTCCTACAAG GTCCGCGGCAACAAGCCGAGCTGCCTACTGGCGGAGCGGAACCGCGGCAAGCACTTCACCGTGTACAAGCCCAACGTGGGCCGCCAGAGCCAGCCGGAGACCTTCGACAGCCTGTGCCGCAAGTTCCACCGG GTGACGGCGGAGGAGGCCCGCGAGCCCTGGGAGCGCAGCTACGCCCTCTCCCTGACACACTGCAGCCACACGGCGTG GAACCGGCACTGCCGCCTGATGCAGGAGGGCAAGGACTGCGTGCAGGGCCTGCGGCTGCGGCACCACTACATGCTGTGCGGGGCCCTGCTGCGCGTGTGGGGCCGCATCGCCGCCGTCATGGCCGACGTCACCAGCAGCAGCTACCTGCAGATCGTGCGCCTCAAGACGAAGGACAAGAAGAAGCAAGTCG GCATCAAGATCCCCGAGGGCTGCGTGCGCCGGGTGCTGCAGGAGCTGCAGCTCATGGACGCGGACGTCAAGCGCAAGAACGCGCGCAGCCGGGCCTTCGCCGCGCCGCTGCCCGCCCTGCCCGCCCTGTGCCCGCTCGCTCTGCCCTGCGGCCCCGGCGAGGTCCTGGACCTCACCTACAGCCCGCCCGCCCAGGCCTTCCCGCCGCCCTCGCCGTTCGCgttcccgccgccgccgccgccgccctgcGACCCCGCCCCCGTCCCGAGCGGCCTGCTGCTGGGCGCCGCGGACCGCCCCGCCGACCCCGCGGCCTCGGTGCATCAGGGCTGCGACATCAACTTCAAGGAGGTGCTGGAGGACATGCTGCGCTCCCTCAATGCCGTGCCGTCTGCGGAGCCCCCCGGCCCCCCGGGCATCggcgcgggggcgggggcggggggcggggcgggcccgGAGCGCCAGAGCGTCATCCAGTTCAGCCCCCCGTTCCCCAGCTCCTAG
- the SBNO2 gene encoding protein strawberry notch homolog 2 isoform X1: MPALGPTMDGEFPQHEPPPAGSVLYSPPPLQTPLCGSGIQSAMLHCPWWSPFPPAPCPAFSSESHQFVNSTSFIVGQPCVDTSYGPMATTSSFLPKIGDFSQDAPYLDDLSNASLFSSSVDSLSDIVDTPDFPHADSLSQVPTIWDVSTGPSTHDKLFLPSGPFPVLEDPATSLSSTPLLVSYQAQSQPEEEDEAEEDEAEELGHAETYADYVPSKSKVGKQHPDRVVETSTLSSVPPPDITYSLALPTADSDALSALQLEAITYACQRHEVLLPSGQRAGFLIGDGAGVGKGRTVAGIILENCLRGRKKSLWFSVSNDLKYDAERDLRDIDAQSVAVHALSKIKYGDNTASEGVLFATYSALIGESQAGGQHRTRIRQILEWCGEAFDGVIVFDECHKAKNASSTKMGRAVLDLQNKLPLARVVYASATGASEPRNMIYMSRLGIWGEGTPFRTFEEFLHAIEKRGVGAMEIVAMDMKVSGMYIARQLSFSGVTFRIEEIPLAPAFECVYNHAALLWAEALGVFRQAADWIGLESRKALWGQFWSAHQRFFKYLCVAAKVHRLVELAREELARDKCVVIGLQSTGEARTREVLDEKEGQLDCFVSAAEGVFLSLIQKHFPSAKRKRERGAGSKRKRRPRGRGAKAARLMCEAVGVIRISDDSSTESDAGLDSDFHSSPESLDDDVVIVDAVGLPTDDRGEARGPAFLCSTAGAGPLGPPQRDLNGPGVLERVERLKQDLLTKVRLLGRELPVNTLDELIDQLGGPECVAEMTGRKGRVVSRPDGTVAFESRAEQGLSIDHVNLREKERFMSGEKLVAVISEASSSGVSLQADRRVRNQRRRVHMTLELPWSADRAIQQFGRTHRSNQVSAPEYVFLISELAGERRFASIVAKRLESLGALTHGDRRATESRDLSKYNFENKYGARALGCILTTILSQTENKVPLPRGYPGGDSAFFRDMKQGLLSVGIGGRESRSGCLDVEKDCSITKFLNRILGLEVHKQNALFQYFSDTFDHLIEADKKEGKYDMGILDLAPGIDEIYEESQQVFLAPGHPQDGQVVFYKISVDRGLKWDEAYARSLELTGAHDGFYLSYKVRGNKPSCLLAERNRGKHFTVYKPNVGRQSQPETFDSLCRKFHRVTAEEAREPWERSYALSLTHCSHTAWNRHCRLMQEGKDCVQGLRLRHHYMLCGALLRVWGRIAAVMADVTSSSYLQIVRLKTKDKKKQVGLPAALAVRVPAAAAAALRPRPRPERPAAGRRGPPRRPRGLGASGLRHQLQGGAGGHAALPQCRAVCGAPRPPGHRRGGGGGGRGGPGAPERHPVQPPVPQLLGRAPPLDKPYLSAIPRHEQALLPKQAVSRAQVPADY; the protein is encoded by the exons GATGCCCCGTACCTCGACGACCTGTCCAACGCCTCCCTCTTCTCCTCGTCCGTGGACTCCCTCTCGGACATCGTGGACACGCCTGACTTCCCGCACGCTGACAGCCTCAGCCAGGTGCCCACCATCTGGGACGTGAGCACCGGTCCCTCCACCCACGACAAG cTCTTCCTGCCCAGTGGCCCATTTCCAGTTCTTGAGGATCCTGCGACCTCGCTCTCCAGCACCCCTCTTCTCGTCAGCTACCAG GCTCAGAGTCAGccggaggaggaggacgaggcgGAGGAGGACGAGGCGGAGGAGCTGGGCCACGCAGAGACCTACGCGGACTACGTGCCATCCAAGT CCAAGGTCGGCAAGCAGCACCCAGACCGCGTGGTGGAGACCAGCACGCTGTCCAGCGTCCCGCCGCCGGACATCACCTACAGCCTCGCCCTGCCCACCGCGGACAGCGACGCCCTGTCGGCCCTGCAGCTGGAGGCCATCACCTACGCCTGCCAG CGGCACGAGGTCCTGCTCCCCAGCGGGCAGCGGGCTGGCTTCCTCATCGGCGACGGCGCAGGCGTGGGCAAGGGTCGCACCGTGGCGGGCATCATCCTGGAGAACTGCCTGCGGGGCCGGAAGAAGTCCCTGTG GTTCAGCGTCTCCAATGACCTCAAGTACGACGCGGAGCGAGACCTGCGGGACATCGACGCCCAGAGCGTCGCTGTGCACGCCCTGAGCAAG ATCAAGTATGGCGACAACACTGCCTCAGAGGGCGTGCTCTTCGCCACCTACTCTGCCCTGATCGGGGAGAGCCAGGCGGGCGGGCAGCACCGCACACGGATCCGGCAGATCCTGGAGTGGTGCGGGGAGGCCTTTGATGGCGTG ATTGTGTTCGACGAGTGCCACAAAGCCAAGAACGCCAGCTCCACCAAGATGGGCAGGGCCGTACTGGACCTGCAGAACAAGCTGCCCCTGGCCAGGGTGGTATATGCCAGCGCCACTG GTGCCTCCGAGCCCCGGAACATGATCTACATGAGCCGCCTGGGCATCTGGGGCGAGGGCACACCCTTCCGCACCTTCGAGGAGTTCTTGCACGCCATTGAGAAGAG GGGTGTGGGTGCCATGGAGATCGTGGCCATGGACATGAAGGTCAGCGGCATGTACATTGCACGCCAGCTCAGCTTCTCTGGGGTCACCTTCCGCATTGAGGAGATTCCGCTGGCCCCTGCCTTCGAGTGCGTCTACAACCACGCAGCCCTGCTG TGGGCCGAGGCCCTGGGCGTGTTCCGGCAGGCAGCTGACTGGATCGGCCTGGAGTCGCGGAAGGCCCTGTGGGGCCAGTTCTGGTCGGCACACCAGCGCTTCTTCAAGTACCTGTGTGTGGCCGCCAAGGTGCACCGGCTGGTGGAGCTGGCCCGGGAGGAGCTGGCCCGCGACAAG TGCGTGGTCATCGGACTGCAGTCCACGGGTGAGGCGCGCACCCGGGAGGTGCTGGACGAGAAGGAAGGGCAGCTCGACTGCTTCGTCTCGGCCGCAGA GGGCGTCTTTCTGTCACTAATTCAGAAGCACTTTCCTTCAGCCAAGAGGAAGCGGGAGAGAGGTGCAGGCAGTAAGAGGAAAC GGCGGCCGCGGGGCCGAGGGGCCAAGGCGGCCAGGCTGATGTGTGAGGCGGTGGGCGTGATCCGCATCAGCGACGACAGCAGCACCGAGTCAGACGCCGGCCTGGACAGCGACTTCCACTCCTCCCCCGAGTCCCTGGATGACGACGTGGTCATCGTGGATGCCGTGGGGCTCCCCACTGATGACCGTGGTGAGGCCCGTGGCCCGGCATTTCTCTGCTCTACAGCTGGGGCAG GCCCCCTTGGCCCCCCGCAGCGGGACCTGAACGGCCCCGGCGTCCTGGAACGCGTTGAGCGGCTGAAGCAGGACCTGCTGACCAAGGTGCGGCTGCTGGGCCGGGAGCTGCCTGTCAACACCCTGGATGAGCTCATCGACCAGCTCGGGGGCCCTGAGTGCGTGGCTGAG ATGACCGGCAGGAAGGGCCGCGTGGTATCCAGGCCTGACGGGACAGTGGCCTTTGAATCTCGGGCGGAGCAGGGCCTCTCCATCGACCACGTGAACCTCAGGGAGAAGGAGCGCTTCATGAGCGGggagaag CTCGTGGCCGTCATTTCCGAGGCCTCTAGCTCCGGTGTCTCCCTCCAAGCCGACCGGAGGGTCCGGAACCAGCGGCGGCGTGTCCACATGACTCTGGAGCTGCCCTGGAGTGCGGACCGTGCCATCCAGCAGTTCG GCCGGACCCACCGGTCCAACCAGGTCTCGGCGCCCGAGTACGTCTTCCTCATTTCAGAGCTGGCTGGTGAGCGCAGGTTCGCCTCCATTGTCGCCAAGCGGCTGGAAAGCCTG GGAGCTCTGACCCACGGGGACCGCCGTGCCACCGAGTCCCGCGACCTGAGCAAGTACAACTTTGAGAACAAG TATGGCGCCCGGGCCCTCGGATGCATCCTCACCACCATCCTGAGCCAGACAGAGAACAAGGTGCCCCTGCCGAGGGGCTACCCTGGGGGGGACTCTGCCTTCTTCCGGG ACATGAAGCAGGGCCTGCTGTCTGTTGGCATCGGAGGGCGCGAGTCCAGGTCCGGCTGCCTGGACGTGGAGAAGG ACTGCTCCATCACTAAGTTCCTGAACCGCATCCTGGGGCTGGAGGTGCACAAGCAGAACGCGCTGTTCCAGTACTTCTCGGACACCTTTGACCACCTCATCGAGGCAGACAAGAAGGAGGGCAAATACGACATGGGCATCCTGG ACCTGGCTCCGGGCATAGATGAGATCTATGAGGAGAGCCAGCAGGTGTTCCTGGCCCCCGGGCACCCGCAGGACGGGCAGGTGGTTTTCTACAAG ATAAGCGTGGACCGCGGCCTCAAGTGGGACGAGGCGTACGCCAGGTCTCTGGAGCTGACAGGCGCCCACGATGGCTTCTACCTGTCCTACAAG GTCCGCGGCAACAAGCCGAGCTGCCTACTGGCGGAGCGGAACCGCGGCAAGCACTTCACCGTGTACAAGCCCAACGTGGGCCGCCAGAGCCAGCCGGAGACCTTCGACAGCCTGTGCCGCAAGTTCCACCGG GTGACGGCGGAGGAGGCCCGCGAGCCCTGGGAGCGCAGCTACGCCCTCTCCCTGACACACTGCAGCCACACGGCGTG GAACCGGCACTGCCGCCTGATGCAGGAGGGCAAGGACTGCGTGCAGGGCCTGCGGCTGCGGCACCACTACATGCTGTGCGGGGCCCTGCTGCGCGTGTGGGGCCGCATCGCCGCCGTCATGGCCGACGTCACCAGCAGCAGCTACCTGCAGATCGTGCGCCTCAAGACGAAGGACAAGAAGAAGCAAGTCG GCCTTCCCGCCGCCCTCGCCGTTCGCgttcccgccgccgccgccgccgccctgcGACCCCGCCCCCGTCCCGAGCGGCCTGCTGCTGGGCGCCGCGGACCGCCCCGCCGACCCCGCGGCCTCGGTGCATCAGGGCTGCGACATCAACTTCAAGGAGGTGCTGGAGGACATGCTGCGCTCCCTCAATGCCGTGCCGTCTGCGGAGCCCCCCGGCCCCCCGGGCATCggcgcgggggcgggggcggggggcggggcgggcccgGAGCGCCAGAGCGTCATCCAGTTCAGCCCCCCGTTCCCCAGCTCCTAGGCCGGGCTCCGCCCCTAGACAAACCTTATTTATCTGCAATACCGCGGCACGAACAGGCCCTCCTGCCGAAGCAGGCGGTGAGCAGGGCCCAGGTCCCTGCCGACTACTGA